A stretch of the Perca fluviatilis chromosome 17, GENO_Pfluv_1.0, whole genome shotgun sequence genome encodes the following:
- the hmgcs1 gene encoding hydroxymethylglutaryl-CoA synthase, cytoplasmic, protein MPGSGPISCLGPWPKDVGIIALELYFPSQYVDQAELEQLDGVTAGKYTVGLGQARMGFCSDREDINSLCLTVVQRLMERNGLSYDSVGRLEVGTETIIDKSKSVKTVIMQLFEDSGNTDVEGIDTTNACYGGTAALFNAVNWVESSSWDGRYALVVAGDIAVYATGTARPTGGAGAVAMLVGPNAPLAFERGLRGTHMQHAYDFYKPDLMSEYPVVDGKLSIECYLSALDRCYSVYRNKIHAQWQREGSEERFSLDDFGFLVFHSPYCKLVQKSLARLMLNDFLSHPSPNTETGPFTGLDAFRDIKPEETYFDRDVEKAFMKASADLFEMKTKASLLISNQNGNMYTPSVYGCLASLIAQQTASQIAGQRIGVFSYGSGFAATLYSLRVTQDHTPGSSLDKLVSSLSDLKVRLDSRQKVSPAVFSENMKLREDTHHLANYVPRGSVEDLFPGTWYLTRVDDKHRREYARRPVDDDLTAAPELVRSSTAPEHIPSPVKKMPRIPAATAGPDAAVSN, encoded by the exons ATGCCGGGATCAGGACCAATCAGTTGCTTGGGACCGTGGCCCAAAGATGTGGGTATCATTGCCTTGGAACTGTACTTCCCATCCCAGTATGTGGACCAGGCCGAGCTGGAGCAATTAGACGGCGTGACAGCTGGTAAATACACTGTGGGCCTGGGCCAAGCTCGCATGGGCTTCTGCTCCGACCGCGAGGACATCAACTCTCTGTGCCTGACGGTGGTCCAGAGGCTCATGGAGAGGAATGGCCTGTCCTACGACAGTGTGGGTCGACTGGAGGTCGGCACTGAGACCATCATCGACAAGTCTAAATCTGTCAAGACCGTCATCATGCAGCTGTTTGAGGACTCTGGCAATACAGATGTGGAGGGTATTGACACCACAAACGCCTGCTACGGGGGTACAGCTGCACTCTTCAACGCTGTCAACTGGGTGGAGTCCAGCTCATGGGATG GGCGATATGCTTTGGTTGTAGCGGGGGACATTGCTGTCTACGCCACAGGAACTGCCCGGCCTACAGGGGGTGCAGGTGCAGTGGCCATGCTTGTCGGGCCTAATGCTCCTCTGGCCTTTGAACGAG GTCTGCGAGGAACCCACATGCAGCACGCATATGACTTCTACAAGCCAGACCTGATGTCCGAGTATCCTGTGGTGGACGGAAAGCTGTCGATAGAGTGCTACCTGAGTGCCTTGGACCGCTGCTACTCTGTGTACCGGAACAAGATCCATGCGCAGTGGCAAAGAG AGGGTTCAGAAGAGCGTTTCAGCCTGGACGACTTTGGCTTTCTAGTCTTCCATTCTCCCTACTGCAAGCTGGTGCAGAAGTCGTTGGCTAGGCTGATGCTGAATGACTTTCTGAGTCACCCCAGCCCCAACACTGAGACGGGACCCTTCACAGGCCTCGATGCTTTCAG AGATATAAAGCCAGAAGAGACCTACTTTGACCGGGATGTGGAGAAGGCCTTCATGAAGGCCAGTGCAGATCTGTTTGAGATGAAGACCAAGGCCTCCCTGCTGATCTCCAATCAGAATGGAAACATGTACACCCCTTCTGTCTACGGCTGCCTTGCATCACTCATTGCACA ACAAACAGCTTCACAGATAGCAGGACAGAGGATTGGAGTCTTCTCCTACGGTTCAGGATTTGCTGCTACTCTGTATTCTCTCAGAGTCACACAGGACCATACACCTG gctCTAGTCTGGACAAACTTGTGTCCAGCCTGAGTGACCTGAAGGTCCGACTGGACTCGAGGCAGAAGGTTTCGCCTGCTGTCTTCTCTGAGAACATGAAGCTGAGAGAGGATACACACCACTTAG CCAACTACGTCCCTCGAGGCTCAGTGGAGGATCTGTTTCCAGGGACGTGGTACCTGACACGAGTGGATGACAAACACCGCAGGGAATATGCACGAAGACCTGTGGACGATGACCTGACAGCAGCGCCAGAACTTGTTCGCTCCAGCACTGCACCAGAG CACATCCCCAGTCCAGTCAAGAAGATGCCTCGCATCCCTGCAGCCACCGCTGGCCCAGACGCCGCCGTCAGCAACTGA